Proteins encoded in a region of the Populus nigra chromosome 3, ddPopNigr1.1, whole genome shotgun sequence genome:
- the LOC133690237 gene encoding protein SODIUM POTASSIUM ROOT DEFECTIVE 2-like encodes MKKIDVFCASQASTAICMSMDQPSSSSTNQLGGRTLDRYNPIIRDQKRIPRTLPLAPCTSQPPPINPVPYQLLHKSKKSTSKNKASDQSSSKKSNSTKPKPKPNDQKTKKISFKPTDIDDDKKRTTYLNAPKDIVRRGWAKPGDFITPPGSSRYLLGDTAFFDGLADYDPVIAQLAPVESNRNTQALSKDESTASKPSSSSSSNPNQVVVLRVSLHCRGCEGKVRKHLSRMEGVTSFSIDFAAKKVTIVGDVTPLGVLASVSKIKSAQFWTSTAPAAASNNTEVSMK; translated from the exons ATGAAGAAAATAGATGTGTTCTGTGCGTCTCAAGCTTCAACAGCCATATGCATGAGCATGGATCAACCTTCTTCCTCCTCCACCAATCAACTTGGTGGCCGGACCCTTGATCGCTACAACCCCATCATCAGAGACCAAAAAAGAATCCCAAGAACTCTCCCTTTAGCCCCTTGTACTTCTCAACCACCCCCGATCAACCCCGTCCCCTACCAGCTACTTCACAAGAGCAAAAAAAGCACTTCAAAGAATAAAGCCAGTGATCAAAGTAGCAGCAAGAAGTCGAACTctacaaaaccaaaaccaaaaccaaatgaTCAAAAGACCAAGAAAATCTCATTCAAGCCAACTGATATTGATGATGATAAGAAGAGAACCACTTATCTTAATGCCCCAAAAGATATAGTTAGAAGGGGCTGGGCTAAGCCTGGTGATTTTATTACCCCTCCTGGCTCGTCTAGATATCTTTTGGGTGACACGGCTTTCTTTGATGGCTTAGCAGATTATGATCCGGTTATAGCACAGCTAGCTCCTGTGGAATCCAACAGGAATACTCAAGCTTTAAGTAAAGACGAATCTACTGCTTCAaaaccatcttcttcttcatcttcaaacCCGAATCAG GTTGTGGTTTTGAGAGTGTCACTACACTGCAGAGGCTGCGAAGGAAAAGTGAGGAAACATCTATCCAGGATGGAAG GTGTGACGTCTTTCAGCATAGATTTTGCAGCAAAGAAGGTGACAATTGTTGGAGATGTAACCCCATTAGGTGTCCTGGCGAGTGTGTCAAAGATAAAGAGCGCTCAGTTCTGGACCTCTACAGCCCCAGCCGCTGCCTCAAATAACACAGAAGTGAGCATGAAATAA